In a single window of the Aridibaculum aurantiacum genome:
- a CDS encoding CHRD domain-containing protein: MKTSVVLSVIVSSLLVISCNKRNEDYSNLEHEVIKEWRMPMSSAFVVPTLQGRSDSGELILQVRDDRTVIYQYNITQLATNDYIHGGGIYAGDPASNGPLMLDLRGREGTRYSSGILTNLRQSLIDSLINDNVKKYVQVFSKDYPSGVARANITP, encoded by the coding sequence ATGAAAACTTCAGTTGTACTTTCTGTTATTGTTTCTTCTCTATTGGTTATCTCCTGTAACAAGCGCAATGAAGACTATAGCAACCTGGAGCACGAAGTAATTAAGGAATGGCGGATGCCTATGTCCAGTGCTTTTGTTGTTCCCACTTTGCAGGGAAGATCTGATTCCGGTGAGCTAATCCTGCAAGTACGTGACGACCGAACCGTTATCTATCAATATAATATTACACAATTAGCTACCAACGATTATATCCACGGTGGTGGTATCTATGCAGGTGATCCTGCTTCAAACGGGCCACTTATGCTAGACCTGCGTGGCAGAGAAGGAACCCGTTACTCTTCGGGGATACTAACGAACCTGCGCCAATCTCTCATCGACAGTTTAATCAACGATAATGTAAAGAAGTATGTACAGGTCTTCAGTAAAGATTATCCATCGGGAGTGGCAAGAGCTAACATAACGCCTTAG
- a CDS encoding M43 family zinc metalloprotease, which translates to MKRSLLALVCVQLLFAVNSSAQLLTPVTQVKKCITTEVMEEARRNNPNAETDAQFEAFMHQVMMQRTSRTNAAYNLPVVFHVIHNGEAEGTGFNVATQFIRSQLNQLNKDFLNQSGSPYATAASSDIRFSLAQRDPSGNVLSNPGINRVDRNLWNWTAPGSGWSSSYIDGTIKPNTIWDPNRYINIWICPISGGILGYATFPTSSTLAGLSGGETATTAGVVITSTSVGSVVTPSTETCSEANPYNLGRTMTHEIGHFFGLRHIWGDSNCGTDYVDDTPTHQAANYGTPAHPKSNSCGTAAEMFDNYMDYTDDRIMHTFTAGQVARMQTVMQFSPRRKELATSNAGLVAATSNKISFTACNTTITENEKGTTTSFPWYRDIPVILNVEDVATGSATVTVSATGTAVNGSDFQIVNPTLNFAAGDPNKIITVRIIDDAVPEPTKTIVLNFSVSGTGVTAGTINQTYTISIVDDDRVRPGENPITLLNEGFETTGGAIPTGWSSLIGSGSPNSFVVSANGTAGGSGQVAHITNNTSFKPTTYTKTTNGLAVIRTPLIDANGLSNLNLTYKYQVGGEVSATNTVIDYAYSAFSTEAVPNSFSQVAGSELLASNTPISGVTNVPIPSSFNNTRFHLGVLWRNNNSGGTDPGVIVDDFVVTAIGTRIESAALTNNSFAVSPGTTNNFRSSQNNRLMATISNVSTSLPQLTVSVIEAGNNRPTITTETGDWMRTRKMFQVNTHGNENVSYTATFFFTPTEVAAWGAGVNTLKFLKLKSTANMLGTLSSADGEIVTPTSVDDRLTTDGYISFTATFTGFSRVMMVEPSTTLPVRWLDFTGTLSGSTAKLAWKTTAELNNRGFNVERSVDGINFSNIGFVTAQNGSGINSYSFDDNNLVKGTRYYYRIQQLDIDNRSSHSSVVSMMFGGKETFTWYPNPVKTKLVIQNPTSVKSASVIITDLTGRTMYKSQMLAGNLEISTGAWAAGMYTVRITADGETTSFKVLKD; encoded by the coding sequence ATGAAGAGATCTCTACTTGCATTAGTATGTGTACAACTACTATTTGCGGTCAATTCTTCAGCCCAATTGCTTACGCCTGTAACACAGGTAAAGAAGTGTATCACAACAGAAGTGATGGAAGAGGCAAGAAGAAACAACCCTAACGCTGAAACCGACGCACAGTTTGAAGCATTTATGCATCAAGTAATGATGCAGCGTACCAGTCGCACAAATGCTGCTTACAATCTTCCTGTCGTTTTTCATGTCATCCATAATGGCGAGGCAGAAGGAACTGGATTTAACGTTGCTACCCAATTCATAAGATCGCAGCTTAACCAGTTGAACAAAGATTTTCTTAACCAGTCAGGAAGTCCATATGCTACGGCTGCTTCTTCTGATATCCGTTTCAGTTTAGCACAAAGAGATCCTTCAGGTAATGTTTTAAGCAATCCTGGTATAAATAGGGTAGACCGTAACCTATGGAACTGGACTGCACCAGGAAGCGGATGGTCTAGCAGCTATATAGACGGCACCATTAAGCCTAACACCATTTGGGATCCTAATCGTTATATCAACATCTGGATCTGCCCAATCAGTGGTGGCATATTAGGATATGCTACTTTTCCTACTTCTTCTACTTTGGCTGGTTTGTCAGGTGGTGAAACCGCTACAACCGCTGGTGTGGTGATTACTTCAACAAGTGTAGGAAGTGTAGTTACCCCAAGCACAGAAACTTGTTCTGAAGCAAATCCTTACAACCTTGGAAGAACTATGACCCACGAAATAGGTCACTTCTTTGGTTTACGTCACATCTGGGGCGATTCAAACTGTGGAACTGATTATGTAGATGATACGCCTACGCATCAAGCAGCCAACTATGGTACACCTGCGCATCCAAAATCAAATAGCTGTGGTACAGCTGCTGAAATGTTTGACAACTACATGGATTATACAGACGATCGCATCATGCACACTTTTACTGCAGGGCAGGTGGCACGTATGCAAACAGTTATGCAATTCAGCCCACGTAGAAAAGAACTGGCTACTTCCAATGCTGGCCTTGTAGCAGCTACAAGTAATAAAATCTCTTTCACTGCATGTAATACTACCATTACAGAAAATGAAAAAGGAACTACTACTTCATTCCCTTGGTATAGAGATATCCCGGTTATACTGAATGTAGAAGACGTAGCAACTGGTTCTGCAACTGTAACAGTATCTGCAACCGGAACAGCAGTTAATGGAAGTGACTTCCAGATTGTAAATCCTACTTTGAATTTTGCAGCAGGAGATCCTAATAAGATTATCACTGTTCGTATCATTGATGATGCTGTACCGGAGCCTACCAAAACAATTGTTCTGAACTTTTCAGTTTCTGGTACTGGAGTAACAGCAGGTACCATCAACCAAACCTATACTATCAGCATTGTTGATGACGACAGAGTGCGCCCAGGTGAAAATCCAATAACTCTTCTTAATGAAGGATTTGAAACTACTGGTGGTGCTATCCCTACTGGATGGAGCTCATTGATAGGTTCTGGTAGCCCTAACAGTTTTGTAGTAAGTGCTAATGGTACTGCAGGTGGTTCAGGCCAGGTTGCCCATATTACCAACAACACCAGCTTTAAGCCTACTACATACACCAAAACAACTAATGGTCTTGCAGTTATCCGTACTCCTTTGATAGATGCTAATGGTTTATCAAACCTGAACCTGACTTACAAGTACCAAGTTGGTGGCGAAGTGAGTGCTACTAACACAGTCATAGATTATGCTTACTCAGCATTTTCTACCGAAGCTGTTCCTAACTCTTTTAGCCAGGTTGCGGGTTCCGAACTTTTGGCTTCCAATACTCCTATTTCAGGTGTTACGAATGTTCCGATCCCTTCATCATTCAACAACACAAGGTTCCACCTGGGCGTATTGTGGAGAAACAATAACAGTGGTGGAACAGACCCTGGTGTTATAGTGGATGATTTTGTAGTAACTGCCATCGGTACTCGTATTGAATCAGCAGCATTGACAAATAACTCTTTTGCTGTTAGTCCTGGTACAACCAACAACTTCAGAAGCTCACAGAACAACAGGTTGATGGCTACTATTAGCAACGTTTCTACGAGCCTGCCTCAGTTGACTGTTTCTGTGATAGAAGCTGGAAACAACAGGCCAACAATCACTACTGAAACAGGTGACTGGATGCGCACAAGGAAAATGTTCCAGGTGAACACGCATGGCAACGAAAACGTTTCTTACACAGCTACTTTCTTCTTTACACCAACAGAAGTTGCTGCATGGGGAGCAGGTGTAAATACCTTGAAGTTCTTAAAGTTGAAATCTACAGCAAATATGCTGGGAACACTTTCATCAGCTGACGGTGAAATAGTAACACCTACATCAGTAGATGACAGGTTAACTACTGATGGTTATATCTCTTTCACTGCTACATTTACCGGTTTCTCAAGAGTAATGATGGTTGAACCTTCTACTACTTTACCAGTACGTTGGTTAGACTTTACAGGTACACTTTCTGGTAGCACAGCTAAGCTTGCGTGGAAAACAACAGCTGAATTGAACAACCGTGGATTTAATGTAGAGCGTAGTGTGGATGGTATCAACTTCAGCAATATTGGTTTTGTTACAGCTCAGAATGGTAGCGGTATCAACAGCTATAGCTTCGATGATAACAACCTTGTAAAAGGCACCCGTTACTACTACAGGATACAGCAGCTTGATATTGACAACCGTTCTTCGCACAGTTCAGTTGTAAGTATGATGTTTGGTGGTAAGGAAACCTTTACATGGTATCCTAACCCGGTGAAGACTAAGCTGGTTATCCAAAATCCAACTTCTGTAAAAAGTGCATCGGTTATTATTACCGACCTTACCGGAAGAACAATGTATAAGAGCCAGATGTTAGCAGGTAACCTGGAAATTTCTACCGGTGCCTGGGCTGCTGGAATGTATACTGTAAGAATAACAGCAGATGGTGAAACTACAAGCTTCAAAGTATTGAAGGACTAA
- a CDS encoding prolyl oligopeptidase family serine peptidase, translating to MIRKFLTVVLVAVHVTVFAQQGGNVLTVQKIMRDPKWIGTSPSNTRWSWDGKILFFNWNPEGNMSDSVYYVTLNNLTPQKASVQMRRNTALDGDITYNNARTGFISTRGGDLYYTDVKSGRERRLTKTVDAESNVSFINNDSRIAFSRSQNMYAFDLATGFTEQLTNFVRGAAPAERRDNLNTQEKWLRDDQLREFEVLRQRKEKRDSAEAISKRMREKDLRSIYIDDRLMTSLTVSPDARFVTYRLTKRAANAKNTIVPNYVTETGYTEDIPSRTKVGAPGSTSEFFIFDVVADTVIKLQVDQLPGIKDAPDYAVADTSRKKAARGVTVYGPYWNNAGTHAVVDIRSDDNKDRWIMKLDAATAKLSLLDRQRDEAWVAGPGISPFAGGSNRWIDDNSYWYQSEATGYSHLYSINVVTGAKNQITSGNYEVKQVRLSNDRKSFYITTNQVHPGEQHFYKVNVNGGALQKLTTLTGAHDVRISPDEKNLAIRYSYSTKPWELYLQENKPGAKLVQVTNKAQSAEFASINWMDPQVVTFAARDGAQVYARLYKPANPHPTKPAVIFVHGAGYLQNAHKYWSTYFREYMFHNLLAQQGYTVLDIDYRGSEGYGRDWRTGIYRHMGGKDLSDHVDGAKYLVEQHGVDAKRIGIYGGSYGGFITLMAMFTEPGVFAAGAALRSVTDWAHYNHGYTSNILNEPFNDTLAYRKSSPIYYADGLQGALLMCHGMVDENVHFQDIVRLTQRLIELGKENWELAVYPVEDHGFVEPSSWTDEYRRILKLFETNLKK from the coding sequence ATGATCAGAAAGTTCTTGACCGTTGTATTAGTGGCAGTACATGTAACCGTATTTGCCCAGCAAGGAGGAAATGTTTTAACCGTACAAAAAATAATGCGTGATCCAAAATGGATTGGCACTTCTCCATCAAATACCCGGTGGAGCTGGGATGGAAAAATCCTCTTCTTTAACTGGAACCCTGAGGGTAATATGTCTGACTCGGTTTATTATGTAACGCTAAATAATCTTACTCCACAAAAAGCCAGCGTGCAGATGCGTCGCAATACTGCATTGGATGGCGACATAACTTATAACAATGCACGCACTGGTTTTATTAGTACACGTGGTGGCGATCTGTATTATACAGATGTAAAGTCAGGGCGGGAGAGAAGGCTGACAAAAACAGTAGACGCCGAAAGCAATGTATCATTTATAAACAACGATAGCAGGATAGCTTTTAGCCGTAGCCAAAACATGTATGCTTTTGATTTAGCAACTGGCTTTACTGAACAGCTTACGAACTTTGTTCGTGGCGCGGCACCTGCAGAAAGAAGAGATAATTTAAATACGCAGGAGAAATGGTTGCGCGATGACCAGCTTCGTGAGTTTGAGGTGCTAAGGCAGCGTAAAGAAAAGCGTGATAGTGCAGAAGCCATCAGCAAGCGGATGAGAGAGAAAGATTTACGCAGCATATACATCGACGACAGGTTGATGACATCTTTGACTGTAAGTCCTGATGCGCGATTTGTGACCTATCGTTTAACCAAACGTGCAGCAAATGCTAAGAATACAATTGTTCCAAATTATGTAACAGAAACAGGCTATACAGAAGATATTCCTTCACGAACCAAAGTAGGAGCACCCGGTTCCACTAGTGAGTTTTTCATTTTTGATGTAGTAGCTGATACTGTAATTAAACTGCAGGTAGACCAGTTGCCGGGAATAAAAGATGCTCCAGATTATGCCGTTGCAGATACTTCTCGTAAGAAAGCTGCAAGAGGTGTAACTGTGTACGGACCATACTGGAATAATGCTGGAACACATGCGGTGGTTGATATCCGTTCTGACGATAACAAAGATCGTTGGATCATGAAGCTGGATGCGGCTACAGCAAAACTAAGTTTGCTTGACAGGCAGCGCGATGAAGCTTGGGTAGCAGGCCCGGGCATCAGTCCTTTTGCAGGTGGATCAAACAGGTGGATAGATGATAACAGCTACTGGTATCAAAGTGAAGCAACTGGTTATTCGCATTTGTATTCTATCAATGTAGTGACCGGTGCAAAGAACCAGATTACCTCAGGAAATTACGAGGTGAAACAGGTACGCTTGTCCAACGACAGGAAATCATTTTACATAACCACCAACCAGGTACACCCGGGCGAGCAGCATTTTTATAAAGTGAATGTAAACGGTGGTGCGCTGCAAAAGTTGACGACACTTACTGGTGCACATGATGTACGTATTTCTCCTGATGAGAAAAATCTGGCTATTCGTTATTCATATTCCACAAAGCCATGGGAGCTATACCTGCAGGAAAATAAACCAGGAGCAAAATTGGTGCAGGTTACCAACAAAGCACAATCAGCAGAATTTGCTTCTATTAATTGGATGGATCCCCAGGTTGTAACTTTTGCCGCACGTGATGGTGCGCAGGTATATGCAAGGCTTTATAAACCGGCTAACCCGCATCCTACAAAACCTGCGGTCATCTTTGTTCATGGTGCTGGCTATTTACAGAATGCCCATAAATATTGGAGTACTTATTTCCGTGAATACATGTTTCACAACCTGCTGGCGCAGCAGGGATATACTGTATTAGACATTGACTATCGCGGCAGCGAAGGGTATGGCCGCGACTGGCGTACAGGCATATACAGGCACATGGGAGGAAAAGATCTTTCAGATCATGTGGATGGTGCTAAATACCTGGTAGAGCAGCATGGTGTGGATGCAAAGCGTATTGGTATCTATGGAGGCTCATATGGTGGTTTCATCACACTCATGGCTATGTTCACTGAACCAGGTGTATTTGCTGCTGGTGCTGCGCTTCGTTCGGTTACCGATTGGGCGCACTACAACCACGGCTACACTTCTAATATTCTAAACGAACCATTCAATGATACCCTTGCTTATAGAAAAAGCTCGCCTATTTATTATGCTGATGGACTACAAGGAGCACTGCTCATGTGCCATGGTATGGTAGATGAGAATGTACATTTCCAGGATATCGTACGGCTAACACAGCGGCTGATAGAACTGGGTAAAGAAAATTGGGAACTGGCTGTTTACCCTGTAGAAGATCATGGTTTTGTAGAACCATCGAGCTGGACGGATGAATACAGGCGTATTTTAAAGTTGTTTGAAACAAACCTGAAGAAATAA
- a CDS encoding T9SS type A sorting domain-containing protein produces the protein MKKAILPSLAIAATLVSSTTHGQSNRAFAITGDTKGSYNWTAVREIDLATGEVIRTIYDPNNAIQPYDAVTKSAIEVANHERYSVKALPMVTGVAAAAFDGRSNRLYFTNMRADELRYFDLSTNENKVFFVRGMGMAGGNKYDEANVITRMAFASDGVGYGLTNDGNKLVRFTTDQKPQITDLGPLIDGKNNGKISVHSQCTSWGGDMVGDAYGNLYLISMRNHIFKINPETRVADYVGQVKGLPADFTSNGMVVNNEGEAVVSSAVLNSNYYRINMSTLEATPIHKKDEMVYNASDLANSNLLFQRTSSSEVITRNEVKGNNAVSVYPNPVATRFFNISFEKVPVGQYTIALTDVSGRLVFNRALSINVPGQVEKINLPRSAAGGMYLLKVTGADKQTVYSDKIVVQ, from the coding sequence ATGAAGAAAGCAATTTTACCCTCTTTGGCAATTGCTGCCACTTTAGTTTCCTCTACAACACATGGTCAATCAAACAGGGCTTTTGCCATAACCGGCGATACAAAAGGCTCTTACAATTGGACTGCTGTTCGCGAAATCGATCTTGCTACCGGTGAAGTGATCAGGACGATATACGATCCAAACAATGCCATTCAGCCATACGATGCAGTTACAAAATCCGCTATTGAAGTAGCTAATCACGAAAGGTATTCTGTAAAGGCTTTGCCTATGGTAACCGGTGTAGCCGCTGCAGCTTTTGATGGACGCAGCAACAGGTTGTACTTTACCAATATGCGCGCTGACGAGCTTCGTTATTTTGACCTGTCAACCAACGAGAATAAGGTATTCTTTGTTCGCGGAATGGGTATGGCCGGTGGCAATAAATACGATGAAGCAAATGTTATCACTCGTATGGCCTTCGCTTCAGATGGAGTAGGATATGGTCTTACCAATGATGGTAACAAGCTGGTTCGCTTCACTACCGATCAAAAGCCACAGATAACAGATCTGGGACCATTGATTGATGGAAAGAACAACGGGAAGATCAGTGTACACAGCCAGTGCACCAGCTGGGGTGGCGATATGGTAGGCGACGCTTATGGTAATCTATACCTGATCAGCATGCGTAACCATATTTTCAAAATCAATCCTGAAACTCGTGTTGCTGATTACGTAGGCCAGGTAAAAGGTTTGCCAGCTGATTTTACCAGCAATGGTATGGTGGTAAACAATGAAGGAGAAGCAGTAGTAAGTAGTGCAGTTTTAAACAGTAACTACTACCGCATCAATATGTCAACTTTAGAAGCTACACCTATACATAAGAAAGATGAAATGGTGTATAACGCTTCTGACCTGGCTAACAGCAATTTGCTATTCCAGCGCACTTCATCTTCAGAAGTTATAACTCGTAACGAGGTAAAAGGAAATAATGCGGTAAGTGTATATCCTAACCCGGTAGCAACACGTTTCTTCAATATTTCGTTTGAAAAAGTTCCTGTTGGTCAATATACCATAGCTCTTACTGATGTATCAGGCAGGCTTGTTTTCAACAGGGCTTTAAGCATCAATGTTCCTGGCCAGGTAGAAAAAATCAACCTGCCAAGATCTGCTGCTGGTGGAATGTATCTACTAAAAGTTACAGGAGCTGATAAGCAAACCGTGTATAGTGATAAGATTGTGGTTCAGTAA
- a CDS encoding NUDIX hydrolase, with protein MNTKEEVLELLAQYEQQYKDEHENVAAIKQFVAAFDTGYLYTRHNFTGHITASAFIYDPNANAFLLIEHKTLNRWLQPGGHVETTDADILAAALREAVEETSLPADAFKPLSTIIDIDSHPIPANDRKQEPAHVHHDIRYLFTCNSQMDIVVQEEHVSSCRWIHVDELPEEESIQRVARKVQQLFQK; from the coding sequence ATGAACACCAAAGAAGAAGTACTAGAACTGCTTGCTCAATATGAGCAACAATATAAAGATGAGCATGAGAATGTCGCAGCCATCAAACAGTTTGTAGCTGCATTCGATACAGGGTATTTGTATACGAGACACAATTTTACCGGCCATATTACAGCAAGCGCTTTTATATATGATCCAAATGCAAACGCTTTCTTACTGATAGAACATAAAACACTAAACCGCTGGCTGCAACCAGGAGGTCATGTAGAAACAACTGATGCAGATATTTTAGCGGCAGCACTGCGCGAAGCAGTAGAAGAAACTAGTTTACCTGCCGATGCTTTCAAACCTCTTTCTACCATAATTGACATAGATAGTCATCCAATACCAGCTAACGATCGTAAGCAGGAGCCGGCGCATGTACACCATGATATCCGCTACCTTTTTACATGTAATTCGCAAATGGATATTGTGGTCCAGGAAGAGCATGTAAGTTCTTGCCGATGGATACATGTTGACGAACTTCCCGAAGAAGAAAGTATACAACGCGTTGCACGCAAGGTGCAGCAGCTGTTTCAAAAATAA
- a CDS encoding DUF4268 domain-containing protein, with protein sequence MYTRQEASQLRQEFWTTFGQYMSPILSAEGEKVNWINYKTGEKHIHFKMDAANRSASIGIVVSHPDPDIQQLYFEQFVQLRAALHASLGEEWKWEMLEYDETGKLASRIYTTLDETSVLNKSHWPALISFFKPRMIALDEFWSNARYAFELLR encoded by the coding sequence ATGTACACAAGGCAAGAGGCATCGCAACTACGACAAGAATTCTGGACAACATTCGGGCAATACATGTCTCCAATATTATCAGCCGAAGGAGAGAAAGTAAACTGGATAAATTATAAGACGGGTGAAAAGCATATTCACTTCAAAATGGATGCTGCCAACCGTTCAGCGAGTATTGGCATAGTGGTTTCTCATCCTGACCCGGATATACAACAGCTGTACTTTGAACAGTTTGTTCAGCTGCGGGCTGCGCTACATGCTTCCCTTGGAGAAGAATGGAAATGGGAAATGCTGGAATATGATGAAACAGGCAAACTGGCCAGCCGGATATACACTACGCTTGATGAAACAAGTGTCTTGAATAAATCCCACTGGCCTGCGCTGATCTCTTTCTTCAAGCCTCGTATGATAGCCTTAGATGAATTTTGGAGTAATGCCCGGTATGCTTTTGAGCTATTGCGCTGA
- the murQ gene encoding N-acetylmuramic acid 6-phosphate etherase, with protein MESFQNLTEQEGNYRHLDKMDVKDVLRIINDEDKTVASAVEKALPQVEQLVHAIADHMLAGGRLFYIGAGTSGRLGVVDASECPPTFGVPHGLVIALIAGGERAITDAVEFAEDNVHAGWNDLQKHFVNEKDVVVGLSASGTTPYVLAALEQCKNLSITTGCIVCNPGSPIAASCTFPVEVITGPEVVTGSTRMKSGTAQKMVLNMISTSVMILMGRVEDNKMVNMQLTNEKLVNRGARLVMENLGLPDLDTAKKLLLEAGSVKKAIDTGYTRN; from the coding sequence ATGGAAAGTTTTCAAAACCTTACAGAGCAAGAAGGAAATTACCGGCACCTGGATAAAATGGATGTGAAGGATGTCCTGCGCATTATAAATGATGAAGACAAAACGGTTGCGTCGGCAGTAGAAAAAGCATTGCCCCAGGTTGAGCAACTTGTGCACGCAATTGCAGATCATATGTTGGCGGGAGGAAGGCTTTTCTACATAGGTGCTGGTACCAGTGGCAGGTTAGGAGTTGTGGATGCAAGCGAATGTCCTCCTACGTTTGGTGTTCCGCATGGTTTGGTTATCGCCCTTATAGCCGGTGGTGAGAGAGCCATAACTGATGCAGTAGAATTTGCAGAAGATAATGTACATGCAGGATGGAATGACCTTCAAAAACATTTTGTGAATGAGAAAGATGTGGTAGTTGGATTATCGGCCAGCGGCACTACACCCTATGTTTTAGCGGCATTGGAACAATGCAAAAACCTTAGCATAACTACCGGCTGCATTGTATGTAATCCTGGTAGTCCTATTGCAGCCAGTTGTACTTTCCCAGTAGAAGTAATAACAGGTCCTGAAGTAGTAACAGGAAGTACACGCATGAAAAGTGGTACTGCTCAGAAAATGGTTTTGAATATGATCTCAACTTCCGTGATGATACTTATGGGTAGGGTGGAAGACAATAAGATGGTGAATATGCAGCTAACAAATGAAAAACTGGTGAACCGCGGAGCAAGACTGGTAATGGAAAACCTTGGGCTTCCAGATCTGGATACTGCAAAGAAGCTATTGTTAGAAGCCGGTAGCGTGAAAAAAGCCATTGACACAGGCTATACTAGAAATTAA